A single window of Methylocella tundrae DNA harbors:
- a CDS encoding ADP-ribosylglycohydrolase family protein: MISESFFDDDLQDRGRTGVSRSREINLDRALGALLGLAVGDALGAALEFSKRDSHPEVRDIIGGGPFNLKPGEWTDDTSMALCLADSLIARRTFDPLDLMRRFVLWWREGENSVTGRCFDIGVATREALTDFHRTGKLAGVGRGDPNRAGNGSLMRLAPVALFAAPDPDVAATLAELQSKTTHPAVVCQAACAFFARLLVEAIAGGDKEEVLRDRKLGERGVVGAIAAGAWKSKTRETISSSGYVVSTLEAALWAVGRSDCFEEALILAVNLGGDADTVGAVAGQLAGAIWGRRGIPPRWLEKIAWRQRIEERAMALLEAGKRPPRATPIGLISSFGLRER, translated from the coding sequence ATGATCAGCGAGTCCTTTTTCGACGACGACCTTCAAGACCGCGGCAGAACTGGCGTTTCCCGCAGCCGCGAGATCAATCTCGACCGCGCTCTTGGCGCCTTACTTGGCCTCGCCGTCGGGGATGCGCTCGGTGCGGCGCTCGAATTCTCAAAGCGGGATAGCCATCCGGAGGTGCGCGACATCATCGGCGGAGGCCCATTTAACCTGAAACCCGGCGAATGGACCGACGACACCAGTATGGCGCTGTGTCTGGCCGACTCTCTTATCGCGCGGCGCACTTTTGATCCGCTCGACCTCATGCGCCGATTTGTCCTCTGGTGGCGCGAGGGGGAAAACAGCGTCACCGGCCGCTGTTTTGATATCGGCGTCGCGACGCGGGAAGCGCTCACTGATTTCCATCGGACAGGCAAGCTTGCCGGGGTAGGGCGAGGAGACCCCAACCGGGCCGGTAATGGCTCGCTGATGCGGCTTGCGCCGGTCGCATTGTTTGCCGCGCCCGATCCTGATGTAGCCGCCACCCTTGCGGAGCTGCAAAGCAAGACAACCCATCCGGCGGTCGTATGCCAGGCGGCCTGTGCTTTTTTTGCGCGGCTTCTTGTCGAAGCCATTGCCGGAGGCGACAAGGAGGAGGTTTTGCGCGATCGAAAATTGGGCGAAAGAGGCGTCGTCGGCGCCATCGCCGCTGGGGCGTGGAAGAGCAAAACCCGCGAGACGATTTCCTCTTCCGGATATGTCGTCTCAACGCTTGAGGCGGCGCTCTGGGCCGTTGGGCGGAGCGACTGTTTCGAGGAGGCGCTGATCCTCGCCGTCAATCTCGGGGGCGACGCCGACACCGTTGGGGCCGTTGCTGGCCAATTGGCGGGCGCAATCTGGGGCCGCCGCGGGATCCCGCCGCGCTGGCTCGAAAAGATCGCCTGGCGTCAACGTATCGAGGAAAGGGCGATGGCGCTGTTGGAAGCCGGGAAAAGACCGCCGCGCGCGACCCCGATCGGTTTGATTTCAAGTTTTGGACTTCGGGAGCGATAA